Below is a genomic region from Luoshenia tenuis.
GCGTGGAAGTAGACCACGCCAAAGCCCGCGCCCAAGGTCAGGATCAGCACCGCTAGCGCCGTGCGCCAGAATGCGGAAAACCCGCCCTTGGGGGAAGGGGGCTGGGGCATCAGCCAGACCTCTATCTCCCCGGCCTGGATCAGCTCGTAGCCGGGATAATGGGCCTGGATCAGCGCGCAGACCGCTACGAAGGAGACCGGCTCCATGCCCTGGGGGCGGGCCTGCTGCACGCGCAGCTTTTCGATCCCCTTGGGCAGCCCCTGGGGGGACCAGAGGGTGGCGATATCCTTTAGGCAGATGCCTTGCCCCTTTTGAAAGACGAAGCGCTGCTTGAGCGCGATATAGAGCTTGACCATTTAGAGCAGGCTCCTTTCCACCGGCGTTTGGACAAAATACTGCCGCCCCACCGTGCCGCCGCCGTTTTGCAGCGAATCGGTCACCCAATAGATCACCACGGCCATAAAGATGGCCGCCAGCAGCGCCAGGATCGAGCGCATCTCCCACTTTGCCATAAATTACCACCTG
It encodes:
- a CDS encoding stage V sporulation protein AA, with product MVKLYIALKQRFVFQKGQGICLKDIATLWSPQGLPKGIEKLRVQQARPQGMEPVSFVAVCALIQAHYPGYELIQAGEIEVWLMPQPPSPKGGFSAFWRTALAVLILTLGAGFGVVYFHADVDMPKVHQQIYEMVTGQMDEHPLWVSLPYSVGLAVGAGIFFLRPGARKYQEPTPLELKEFTYAQDVENFRKNQLGGGGS